aaAGAGAGTTAACACTATATAATAGTAAAGGGACATAGTCCAAACAAGCATATCATATACCAGCAAACGGTGATAGAGTGATATACAGACCTGTCTAAATATACAACATGTCTGAATATCTGGCTCAGACGCCCTGTAAATTTACTATTTGGTCAAGGGAGATCGATCTTATCAGAACGAATTTCTTGGTCAACGCCCACCCTTTAAGTATGGTCGGTAGGTTACTTCAATACGTTCATTGCCAAATATCCAAGCAGCTAAGGGCTACCTATCAAACTGAGGAACGGCATACAAGTGCAGAATTTGGCTCTGCCTTAAGTAGTGTCAGTGCGTACTTCCTAAGTTATGAAGGCAAAGAGTTATCTCCAACATGTTTACTGAAGGATATCGCTTCATCTAGCCATCTAGATTCGAATCATTTTATCAGATTACAACTGGAAAAACGAGCATCCCCTTCAGGCTCTGCATTATACTTGGATTACGACATGGAGACTGAATTCAACTCGATGAACATACAACTTGAGATAAATACGTTATCCTCTCAACGTATATTCAATTCAACGGAAACAAACTTGCCCATCGGCACCACGTTGGTTAGATTAGAAAAACTGGCATTAGAACGTATAAAGAACTTCGAGAAATCGGCAGGCAATCTCTGCGGTATCAAAGAAGACCATTCAGTGTGTGATTTCCAAGGCTTCATAATAAAGGGGAAACAAACACCCATGTTCTTAAATTATGGGAGTGATTCGGATTACTATAAAGATTTGAACCTGGTGGATTTGCTAGGTATTGATTACGCACCAGCGCACAATTCGTTCTTtacatttttattcaagatGAACCATGAACAAGGTTCGCAGATCGCTCACGATGAAGGGGGGTTTGTATTGGAATTCATATCAGATGCTACTTTGTCTATAACACAGATGAATGTCAAACCAGATACCACGGTGAAGCAAGTGAAGGATTTCATTTGTTCTGTTTATACGCACTCACTGAACCTGAAGAGAAATGATATCAAACTGATCTACAAGGGGCAATTGCTGCATGAGAACAACTTTGCGGGAAACTCATCTAAGATCAGCGAATACATTAAAGAGCCACACGAAGTGAAAGTCCACGTGCAAATCAATCAAGAGTATACGGAATCCGGACCTGGGTTTTGGAACGAAGTGTTCAATAACCCGAATCTTTTCCAGTTCATGCCTCCAGATACAAGGTCGCAATCACCTGTTAATTTTGGTTCCGCGCAAGAACAGTTGCCAGCTGTGATGCTTGGCGATGACCAAGGCGTACAATATATGTCCGAATCTGGAAATGATGTCATTGTCCCCACTGATGAACTGTATAGAAAATGTATCATCAATGGGGATGAAGTGGTGTTCATTCCTGTCAGCGAACTGAATCCACAATCAAGTTATTTGTCCGTTGCCAGAGGCGACTACGATGAAATAAAGGTCCCCATCGCCCCCA
The window above is part of the Saccharomyces kudriavzevii IFO 1802 strain IFO1802 genome assembly, chromosome: 13 genome. Proteins encoded here:
- the USA1 gene encoding Usa1p (similar to Saccharomyces cerevisiae USA1 (YML029W); ancestral locus Anc_5.570), coding for MSEYLAQTPCKFTIWSREIDLIRTNFLVNAHPLSMVGRLLQYVHCQISKQLRATYQTEERHTSAEFGSALSSVSAYFLSYEGKELSPTCLLKDIASSSHLDSNHFIRLQLEKRASPSGSALYLDYDMETEFNSMNIQLEINTLSSQRIFNSTETNLPIGTTLVRLEKLALERIKNFEKSAGNLCGIKEDHSVCDFQGFIIKGKQTPMFLNYGSDSDYYKDLNLVDLLGIDYAPAHNSFFTFLFKMNHEQGSQIAHDEGGFVLEFISDATLSITQMNVKPDTTVKQVKDFICSVYTHSLNLKRNDIKLIYKGQLLHENNFAGNSSKISEYIKEPHEVKVHVQINQEYTESGPGFWNEVFNNPNLFQFMPPDTRSQSPVNFGSAQEQLPAVMLGDDQGVQYMSESGNDVIVPTDELYRKCIINGDEVVFIPVSELNPQSSYLSVARGDYDEIKVPIAPNDYKIDGKNILLSPYAIEQLESVLSVRIEKAQTSMTMEHPGERVRVADNAAPANDNITNENDESTWNRRVLRPLRDSFPLLLILIRTFYLIGYNSLVPFFIVLEFGSFLPWKYIILLSLLFVLRTVWNTQEVWNLWRDYFHLNEINEAKFIQIKEFINSDSLTLTFYKKCNDTQSAIDLLMIPNLHEQRLSLYSKYDIEYDTNTPDVGQLRLLFVKVLSGEIPKDALDELFRGFFELYEATRNMNPLYPQDSLNELLLMVWKESNKRDIDTLPKYRRWFQTVCAQISSIAEQNILDLVLGHIIPDPTNDRVITAVIKNFVLFWVTLLPYVREKLDDIVAQRARDREQHAPAPHVQEQENEDEVVAIPDQEPTATGAQAHLHIPDEH